A genomic window from Triticum urartu cultivar G1812 chromosome 7, Tu2.1, whole genome shotgun sequence includes:
- the LOC125525380 gene encoding ABC transporter G family member 51-like encodes MNNTIGTNVLLAHDLGTQNYWYWIGVGVLLAYALLFNVLFTLALAYLNPLQKAQALILANSEESKDLKIAGATSDRNTTTEKCNRTNVLEVSTEGTRRKGMLPFQPITMTFHNVNYFVDMPKEMKARGITEKRLQLLFEVSGVFRPRVLTALVGSSGAGKTTLMDVLAGRKTSGCIEGDIKISGHPKEQQTFARIAGYVEQNDIHSPQVTVEESLWFSSALRLPNDISRETKKAFVEEVMSLVELDELRHALVGKQGSSGLSTEQRKRLTIAVELVANPSIIFMDEPTSGLDARAAAIVMRTVRNAVDTGRTVVCTIHQPSIDIFESFDELLLLKRGGRVIYGGSLGVNSIDMIHYFQGIPGVPPIREGYNPATWMLEVSTQACEERLGLDFATVYKNSDQFRNVEDLIEELSVPDSGSKPLKFTTEFSHGCLIQFGVCLRKQGLIYWRSPEYNVVRLFYTAIASLIFGSIFWNVGMKRETTGDLYLVMGALYSACLFLGINNASSVQPIISVERAVYYRERAAKMYSSFPYAAAQGLIEIPYIATQTLIFGLITYFMINYERNLGKLLLYLLYMFLTFTYFTFYGMVAVGLTPTQSVAAVVASAFYSSWNLFSGFLIPQSRIPGWWIWFYYICPVAWTLKGIITSQLGDVDTRIVGPGFDGTVQQFVQQNLGCEQGMTGVTIAVLIAFCVLFFSVYALSIKMLNFQRR; translated from the exons ATGAACAATACAATTGGAACCAATGTACTTCTTGCACATGATCTGGGGACACAGAATTACTGGTACTGGATTGGGGTTGGTGTTTTATTGGCTTACGCCCTCTTGTTCAATGTTTTGTTTACTCTTGCATTGGCATACCTTAACC CCCTTCAAAAGGCACAGGCACTAATCCTAGCTAACTCCGAGGAATCCAAAGATTTGAAAATTGCCGGTGCTACCTCCGATAGAAACACAACTACAG AAAAATGTAACAGGACCAATGTGCTTGAAGTGAGCACTGAAGGCACCAGAAGGAAGGGGATGTTACCATTTCAACCCATAACCATGACGTTCCACAATGTTAACTATTTTGTTGACATGCCAAAG GAAATGAAAGCAAGAGGAATAACTGAAAAAAGACTGCAGTTGTTGTTTGAAGTAAGCGGAGTATTTAGGCCACGTGTCCTGACTGCACTCGTTGGCTCAAGTGGTGCTGGAAAGACAACACTTATGGATGTTTTAGCTGGCAGAAAAACTAGTGGGTGTATAGAAGGTGATATCAAGATTTCTGGCCATCCAAAAGAACAACAAACCTTTGCTAGGATAGCGGGATATGTTGAACAAAATGACATACATTCACCACAAGTAACAGTTGAAGAGTCCTTGTGGTTTTCATCAGCCTTGCGGCTTCCAAATGACATAAGTAGAGAAACAAAAAAG GCATTTGTTGAAGAAGTCATGTCATTGGTAGAGCTGGATGAATTGCGACATGCATTAGTAGGGAAACAAGGTTCTAGTGGACTTTCAACGGAGCAAAGGAAGCGTCTTACAATAGCTGTTGAACTAGTTGCAAATCCATCCATTATTTTTATGGATGAACCTACATCTGGTTTGGATGCACGAGCAGCTGCCATTGTGATGCGCACTGTTCGAAATGCTGTTGATACCGGACGAACTGTCGTCTGCACGATACACCAGCCAAGTATCGATATTTTTGAATCATTTGATGAG CTACTACTTTTGAAACGAGGAGGTCGAGTAATATATGGAGGTTCACTTGGTGTTAACTCAATAGATATGATTCATTATTTTCAG GGAATTCCTGGAGTCCCTCCCATACGCGAAGGCTACAACCCAGCAACATGGATGCTTGAAGTGAGCACACAAGCGTGTGAAGAAAGGCTTGGTTTAGATTTTGCAACGGTGTACAAGAACTCAGATCAGTTCAG GAATGTGGAAGATTTAATAGAAGAACTAAGTGTTCCGGATTCAGGCTCAAAACCTTTAAAGTTCACAACTGAGTTTTCACACGGTTGTCTTATTCAATTTGGAGTATGCCTACGTAAGCAAGGCCTTATTTACTGGAGAAGCCCTGAGTACAATGTCGTGAGATTGTTTTACACAGCAATAGCTTCTCTTATATTTGGTTCAATATTTTGGAACGTTGGGATGAAGAG AGAAACAACCGGGGATTTGTATCTTGTCATGGGAGCTTTATATTCGGCATGCCTATTTCTTGGAATAAATAATGCCTCGTCAGTACAGCCTATAATTTCCGTTGAGAGAGCAGTCTACTACAGAGAACGGGCTGCTAAGATGTACTCATCATTCCCATATGCAGCAGCTCAG GGCCTTATAGAGATACCTTATATTGCGACTCAGACACTAATATTCGGTCTCATCACTTACTTCATGATCAACTACGAGAGGAACCTAG GGAAATTGCTCCTTTACCTCCTTTACATGTTCCTTACTTTTACCTACTTCACATTCTATGGGATGGTGGCGGTAGGTTTGACGCCAACACAATCAGTGGCAGCAGTGGTAGCCTCAGCATTTTACTCCTCATGGAATCTTTTCTCTGGGTTCCTAATTCCCCAATCT AGAATACCAGGTTGGTGGATCTGGTTCTACTACATCTGCCCAGTGGCCTGGACCCTGAAAGGCATCATTACATCGCAATTGGGAGATGTCGACACGAGGATCGTGGGTCCTGGTTTTGACGGGACAGTCCAACAGTTCGTCCAGCAAAACCTGGGATGTGAACAGGGGATGACGGGTGTCACTATTGCAGTGCTCATTGCCTTCTGCGTCTTATTCTTTTCAGTTTACGCGCTTtcgatcaagatgcttaatttcCAAAGAAGATAA